A genome region from Sphingomonas anseongensis includes the following:
- a CDS encoding efflux transporter outer membrane subunit: MRRLTGALALLASGCMSLEPPYVQPSPSVPASWPAGDAYLAQSEAPLPAVTYRDIFRDARLQTLIAEALANNRDLMAAAANVAAAREQYHIQRANRLPQVNARAGTSVSGEGSDVGASYLAGVGVPNFEIDLFGRIRSLSHAQLQRYFATEAGARATRLALVASIADAWLVHAADSSLLGIAQETARSAATSVKLTRARLEGGIAPRTDLSQAEGILAGAESDVARQTTALAQDVNALQLLVGGPIDPKLLPRSIAEAAPTIAPLPAGLSSTVLLRRPDVLEAEYQLRAANAQIGAARAALFPQISLTGLLGVASSALTSLFTGGAFAWTAGADATYSIFNAGAGRANVRLTEAERAAAVANYQKAVQTAFREVADALARRGTMGDELAAQQRQAAAAADNLRLSEARYRAGIDNFLATLVAQRASYSAEQQLVATRLAEARNLVDLYQALGGDDFTRLAPVAAELPAQGR, from the coding sequence ATGAGACGGCTTACCGGAGCGCTCGCGTTGCTCGCGAGCGGCTGCATGTCGCTCGAGCCGCCCTACGTGCAGCCATCGCCGTCGGTGCCCGCGTCCTGGCCCGCCGGCGATGCCTATCTCGCGCAAAGCGAGGCCCCGCTTCCGGCGGTGACGTACAGGGACATCTTTCGCGACGCCCGGCTGCAGACGCTGATCGCCGAAGCGCTCGCGAACAACCGAGACCTGATGGCCGCGGCAGCGAACGTAGCAGCCGCCCGTGAGCAATATCATATCCAGCGCGCCAACCGCCTGCCGCAAGTGAACGCTCGCGCCGGAACGAGCGTGAGCGGGGAGGGCAGCGATGTCGGCGCGAGCTATTTGGCAGGCGTCGGTGTGCCGAATTTCGAGATCGACCTGTTCGGGCGCATCAGGTCGCTGAGCCATGCGCAGCTCCAACGTTATTTCGCGACCGAGGCCGGCGCGCGGGCCACGCGGCTGGCACTGGTTGCGAGCATCGCCGACGCCTGGCTGGTCCACGCCGCGGATTCGAGCCTGCTCGGAATCGCACAGGAGACGGCGCGAAGCGCAGCGACCAGCGTCAAGCTCACCCGGGCACGGCTCGAAGGCGGAATCGCGCCCCGGACCGACCTCAGCCAGGCCGAGGGCATCCTCGCCGGCGCCGAATCCGACGTTGCCCGGCAGACGACGGCGCTCGCGCAGGACGTCAACGCGCTTCAGCTTCTGGTCGGCGGGCCGATCGATCCGAAGCTGCTGCCCCGATCGATAGCGGAAGCGGCGCCGACGATCGCTCCGCTGCCGGCCGGGCTCAGCTCCACGGTCCTGCTACGCCGACCGGATGTGCTCGAGGCCGAATATCAGCTTCGGGCAGCCAATGCCCAGATCGGCGCCGCCCGCGCGGCCCTGTTCCCGCAGATCAGCCTGACCGGCCTTCTCGGCGTCGCCAGCAGCGCGCTGACCAGCCTGTTCACCGGCGGAGCCTTCGCCTGGACCGCCGGCGCCGACGCGACCTACTCCATATTCAACGCTGGCGCCGGACGCGCGAACGTGCGCCTCACCGAGGCGGAGCGGGCCGCCGCGGTCGCCAATTACCAGAAGGCGGTCCAGACCGCGTTTCGCGAGGTTGCCGACGCGCTCGCGCGGCGCGGCACGATGGGCGACGAGCTGGCGGCGCAGCAGCGGCAGGCCGCCGCAGCGGCGGACAATTTGCGCCTCAGCGAAGCTCGCTATCGAGCCGGAATCGACAACTTCCTGGCGACTCTCGTCGCCCAGCGCGCCTCTTATTCGGCCGAGCAGCAGCTGGTCGCGACCAGGCTCGCCGAGGCTCGCAACCTGGTGGATCTCTACCAGGCGCTGGGCGGCGACGATTTCACCCGTTTGGCACCCGTAGCTGCAGAGTTGCCCGCCCAAGGCCGATAG